A single region of the Eleginops maclovinus isolate JMC-PN-2008 ecotype Puerto Natales chromosome 16, JC_Emac_rtc_rv5, whole genome shotgun sequence genome encodes:
- the LOC134878684 gene encoding LOW QUALITY PROTEIN: epsin-2-like (The sequence of the model RefSeq protein was modified relative to this genomic sequence to represent the inferred CDS: inserted 1 base in 1 codon) produces the protein MPSSTIRRQMKNMVNNYSDAEKKVREATSNDPWGPSSSLMSEIADLTYNVVAFSEIMSMIWKRLNDHGKNWRHVYKALTLLDYLIKTGSERVALQCKENIFAIQTLKDFQYIDRDGKDQGINVREKSKQLVVLLKDEDRLKGERSQALKTKERMAQVSTGSSQMGFGRGSSQPNLSTSYSEEYGRSEGSPASYHGSTSPNAGSELEQARPQTSGEEELQLQLALAMSREAAEQEDRIRRGDDLRLQMALEESKKGGPDSGKLAKKKKEPQSSLMDLMNVPEPGATADPWGAGAGATAGARAAAAPEDPWHSYGSSPKPAVPVDPWGTTPSVPPMKSSDPWAGNSAPAADPWSSAARPKNSVTGSFDLYNASNGTSKEDFSEFDSLRSSSSVPTGNGGVASSLPSQASLVSSGSLDLFDPLPASMSMSGTNNPTRKTPESFLGPNAALVNLDXLVTKPAQPAPVVNPFLASAGVSAPALAQAAHANPFQVTQPAPPTLNQMRVSPMPSGFGMGDTMSVPAASVQPIAMVPMTRGMPGMGVGAVGGVGMPAGMQGSMSLPQPLMSMPPQAGSQQAGTTNPFLL, from the exons ATGCCGAGCTCCACCATTCGCCGGCAGATGAAGAACATGGTGAACAATTACTCGGACGCTGAGAAGAAAGTCCGAGAGGCCACCTCCAACGACCCCTGGGGCCCGTCGTCCTCGCTCATGTCTGAGATCGCCGACCTCACCTACAACGTGGTCGCCTTCAGCGAGATCATGAGCATGATCTGGAAGCGGCTCAACGACCACGGCAAGAACTGGCGCCACGTCTACAAGGCGCTCACGCTGCTCGACTACCTGATCAAGACGGGCTCAGAGCGAGTGGCCCTGCAGTGCAAAGAGAACATCTTCGCCATCCAGACCCTGAAGGACTTCCAGTACATCGACAGGGACGGCAAGGACCAGGGCATCAACGTCAGGGAGAAGAGCAAGCAGCTGGTGGTCCTACTCAAAGACGAAGACCGCCTCAAAGGAGAGAG GTCTCAAGCTTTGAAGACCAAGGAGCGCATGGCCCAGGTGTCCACAGGGAGCAGTCAGATGGGTTTTGGTCGAGGCTCGTCTCAGCCCAACCTCTCCACCTCCTACAGCGAAGAGTACGGCAGGTCGGAGGGCTCACCTGCCTCCTACCATGGCT ccACGTCTCCCAACGCGGGTTCAGAGCTGGAGCAGGCCAGACCTCAGACCAGcggagaggaggagctgcagctgcaacTGGCCCTGGCCATGAGCAGAGAGGCTGCggagcag GAGGATCGCATACGCAGAGGGGACGACCTGAGACTACAGATGGCATTGGAGGAGAGCAAGAAAGGAGGGCCTGATTCCGGCAAACTGgccaaaaagaagaaagag CCACAATCGTCTTTGATGGACCTGATGAACGTCCCTGAGCCCGGTGCCACAGCTGACCCCTGGGGCGCAGGAGCCGGAGCCACAGCTGGAGCCAGGGCCGCCGCCGCACCAGAAGACCCCTGGCACTCTTATG gGTCGTCACCTAAGCCAGCAGTTCCGGTGGACCCATGGGGGACTACTCCCTCTGTTCCCCCCATGAAGAGCAGCGATCCCTGGGCGGGTAACTCCGCTCCTGCCGCCGACCCGTGGAGCTCCGCTGCCCGACCCAAGAACTCCGTCACAG GTAGCTTTGACCTGTACAATGCATCCAACGGTACGTCTAAAGAGGACTTCTCAGAGTTTGACAGCCTgcgctcttcctcctctgtccccACTG GAAATGGGGGCGTTGcatcctctctcccctcccaaGCCAGTCTGGTGAGCAGCGGCAGCCTGGACCTCTTCGACCCCCTGCCCGCCTCCATGTCTATGTCCGGCACCAACAACCCGACCAGGAAGACCCCGGAGTCCTTCCTGGGTCCCAACGCTGCCCTGGTTAACCTGG TCTTGGTGACCAAACCAGCCCAGCCGGCGCCCGTCGTCAACCCGTTCTTAGCTTCAGCAG gCGTCTCCGCTCCAGCTCTCGCCCAAGCAGCCCACGCCAACCCCTTCCAAGTGACCCAGCCTGCGCCCCCCACCCTCAACCAGATGCGGGTCAGCCCCATGCCCTCCGGTTTCGGCATGGGGGACACCATGTCCGTCCCCGCGGCGTCCGTTCAGCCCATCGCCATGGTCCCCATGACCCGCGGGATGCCCGGGATGGGGGTGGGCGCAGTGGGCGGCGTAGGGATGCCCGCCGGGATGCAGGGCTCCATGTCTCTGCCCCAGCCCCTGATGAGCATGCCTCCCCAAGCCGGGTCGCAGCAGGCCGGGACCACCAACCCCTTCCTCTTGTGA